TAAAATTGACGGCTGTCGCAAGAAATAATGTTGCAATTATAATAATTTGCTAATTGAATTGCCAAGGCCGTTTTACCAATAGCCGTTGGCCCAACTACGGTAAGTAAGTAATTTTTATTGGCCATTTTTAACTTAATTTTTCGCCACAATTATGGCAATAATTTGCATCTTGGTTGTATATAAACGTTGTACAACGCGGGCAAATACGATGTTCTTCTAACTCAGGGTTTTGTTTGTTTGCATTGGCATATTCAGCCGTAACAATTCCGGTTGGTACAGCAATGATTCCGTATCCCATTATCATAATAAATGAAGCAATAGCTTGACCAAGGGCCGTGTGTGGTGAAATATCGCCATAACCAACGGTTGTCATGGTTACAATACACCAATAAATGCTTGTTGGGATATCTTTATAGCCGTGTTCTGGCCCTTCAACCAAATACATTAAAGTACCCAAAACGATAGAAAGTACAATAATGAAATATACAAACACTAAAATTTTATTCCGGCTTGCTTTTAGTGCTAATTTTAAATGATATTGCTGACCTAATACTGGCATTAAATCTAAAATAGCGAATAAGCGTAGTAAACGTAAACTTCTGAAAACAATTAAAACTTTTGAAGTTGGAATAAAGAACGATAAATACATGGGCAACAATGCCAGTAAATCTACAATACCCCAAAAGCTAAAAATATAGTTTAGCGGGCGTTTGTTGCACAAAATCCGTAAAATATATTCAACAGTAAAAAATACAGTTATTACCCATTCTGCAACTACAAAAAAGTGATGATGTAAGCTGTCGTACCTTGGCATTGATTCTAAAGTAATTAGAATTAAGCTAAGTAGAATAACAACTAATAAGGATAAGTCGAATAATTTACCCCAAAACGTATTGGCACCATATATGATGATATAAATTTGCTGACGCAAAAGGTCATATTTGGATTTAATTTTGTTTCTCATAACACCCTAATAAGGAATCATTTTTAACTCTTTTTTACGCACAAAACTTTCTACGATATTAAAGCTTTCGTTGGACTGATCGAGTGGGGTAATAATATTTTTTAAAATATTGAGCTTGTTAATTTGATGGTTCAAATTAAAAAAACAATATCCCAAAACTTTTTTATTTTCCACCCAAATAGCACTTCTTTCTTCAATCGTACGTCCTTTATCTATAACAATAAAATTGGTGTGTTTGGTATTATAAGTTTCAATAAATTGTTCTACACGTGCATTATATGCTTTTTTATTTTCTATTTCTAAACAAGCACCTAAGCATTTTTTATTTGAATAAGCAGTACACGGTTTGTGTTCTGCAACATCTAAATTAACATGTTTACAAAGCTGAAATTTTTCGGTAACGTAATCTAAAAACTTTTCGCCTTCTTGCAGAGTAGCAAAGCAGGTGATTTCTTTACGACGTTTGTCTTTTTTTAAGATGCGAAAGCCATAATATCCATCTTTATTTTTCTGTTTGTAAAGGGCAAACGGAACGGTTGATTTTAATAAAACCTTATTATACTTGGGTTTGTTAATTTCTATTTCGCGAACTTCTTTTAAGCTCGCTAACAATTCGCTTCCTGTTTCTTCGTACGTAATAGTAAAAACTTCTTTTTGGATGCGTAATGCTTTTTTAGAATTTTGCGTAAAATGCTGATTTACCTTACGCTTCATGTTTTTACTTTTTGCAATATAAATAATTGCTCCTTGTTCGTTATGAATGTAATAAATACCTGTTTTAGATGGAACTTTATCTAAAATATCTAACAATTTGGGTGAAATACCGCTGTCAATTTCAGACTTTACTAAACCAGTTAAAATTTCTTTATTGGTGTCTTTTGCTAATAAAACTTTAAAAAGTTTAACGGTTGCCATAGCATCTCCGCTTGCGCGATGACGATCTGCAATAGGAATACCTAAACTGCGTACCAACTTACCTAAAGAATACGAAGCTTGTTCGGGTAATAATTTTTTTGATAAATCTACCGTACAAAGCGTTTCGCGTACAAAATCATAACCTAAACGTTTAAATTCGGTGCGAATAACACGGTAATCAAAACTGGCGTTGTGAGCAACTACGATGCAGCCTTCGGTAATTTCTATAATACGTTTAGCAACCTCATAAAACTTAGGCGCCGAGCGTAACATGGCATTGTTAATGCCGGTAAGTTTAATAACAAACGGTTGTATCGGAATTTCGGGATTTATTAAGCTAATAAACTGATCTACCACCTCGTGGCCATCAAATTTATAAATAGCAATTTCAGTAATTCCTTCTTCGTTAAACTGACCGCCAGTTGTTTCTATGTCTAGAATTGCGTACAATAGCTGTTTTTTTATCGTGAACCAAAAATATTACTACCAATGCGTACCATATTGCTGCCGCAAGCTACAGCTAGCTGGTAATCACCGCTCATTCCCATAGATAGGAAATGAAAATCAATATTAAAGGTTTTTATATTTTTATGTTTATTGAATAATTGGTTTAAAAAATCGAATTCGGCTTTTATTTGTTCCTGATTATCAGTAAAAGATGCCATGCCCATTAAACCTGCTATGTTAATGTTTTTAAGCGTTGCAAGTTCCGGGCTTTCTAAAAGCTCGATTAATTCACTTTCGTTTAAGCCAAATTTAGTTTCTTCTTGCGCAATAAATACCTGAAGTAAGCAATTAATTGTGCGGTTGTTTTTTAAAGCTTGTTTGTTTATTTCTTTCAATAATTTTAAGCTATCTACCCCGTGAATTAAATAAACATACGGTGCCATGTATTTTACCTTGTTGGTTTGTACATGTCCAATCATATGCCATAAAATATCTTGCGGCAACTGCTCAAACTTTTCGGTCATTTCCTGAATTTTGTTTTCACCAAAATGACGCTGTCCAGCTTCATATGCTTGTTGTAAATCGCTTACGGGTTTGGTTTTAGAAACAGCAACTAAAGTTACGTTAGTTGGTAACGTATCTTTTACCTGTTTCAAATTGGTTTGAATTGACATAATCATAAATAATTATTGTAAATACAAATTTAGTTTATATTATTATATTTTAATCGCTTGAAAACTAAAATGTAAACTTTACAAGCGTTGCGTTTTCTTTAAATTTCGTAAATAATTACGCCGTTACAAAATTTAGGTTCAATGTACGTACTTTTTGGCGGCATAATTAAATGATTGTCAGCGATTTGTTTTATTTCGTTAATGTGTACGGGGTACAACATAAAAGCAACTTCAAATTGACCAGAATCTACTTTTTCTTTTAATTGCGTAATTGATTTTGTTCCTGGTAAATATTCAATGCGATCGTCATTACGTAAATCACCAATGCCTAAAATAGGATGCAAAACCGTATCGTATAATATTTGCGCATCTAATTGATTTAAAACGCCTTGCATTTGATACGTTTCCTTTTTTAAAGTTAAGGCATAAAAGGCCCCGTCTAAATACATACCAAACTGAAACTTTTGAGTAGGATTCCAAATTTCTTGTCCTTTTGGGGTTACAATAAAATGTTTTTCTAAAAGGTTTAAAAATTCCTGTTTGCTGTGGTTGTTTAAATCGTGAATTAATCGATTAAATTCGTAAATTTTAACATTATCATCAGCAATTAAAAAACTCATAAAATATTTTAAGTTTTCGTTGTTAGTTTCTTTATCCTGATTGTATAGCATTTCTGCGGATGCCGATCGGTGATGACCATCAGCAATAT
This genomic window from Flavobacterium agricola contains:
- a CDS encoding YggS family pyridoxal phosphate-dependent enzyme, producing MSIQTNLKQVKDTLPTNVTLVAVSKTKPVSDLQQAYEAGQRHFGENKIQEMTEKFEQLPQDILWHMIGHVQTNKVKYMAPYVYLIHGVDSLKLLKEINKQALKNNRTINCLLQVFIAQEETKFGLNESELIELLESPELATLKNINIAGLMGMASFTDNQEQIKAEFDFLNQLFNKHKNIKTFNIDFHFLSMGMSGDYQLAVACGSNMVRIGSNIFGSR
- a CDS encoding exonuclease domain-containing protein; the protein is MYAILDIETTGGQFNEEGITEIAIYKFDGHEVVDQFISLINPEIPIQPFVIKLTGINNAMLRSAPKFYEVAKRIIEITEGCIVVAHNASFDYRVIRTEFKRLGYDFVRETLCTVDLSKKLLPEQASYSLGKLVRSLGIPIADRHRASGDAMATVKLFKVLLAKDTNKEILTGLVKSEIDSGISPKLLDILDKVPSKTGIYYIHNEQGAIIYIAKSKNMKRKVNQHFTQNSKKALRIQKEVFTITYEETGSELLASLKEVREIEINKPKYNKVLLKSTVPFALYKQKNKDGYYGFRILKKDKRRKEITCFATLQEGEKFLDYVTEKFQLCKHVNLDVAEHKPCTAYSNKKCLGACLEIENKKAYNARVEQFIETYNTKHTNFIVIDKGRTIEERSAIWVENKKVLGYCFFNLNHQINKLNILKNIITPLDQSNESFNIVESFVRKKELKMIPY
- a CDS encoding DUF1015 domain-containing protein, which gives rise to MAKIIPFKAVRPTADKVSLVTARTYDDYSPAELAAQLDFNPYSFLHIINPGYALQQKITNEKRFKMVRNKYLDFKKDAVFKQETDPVFYIYEIQSNKNTFTGILCGTSIEDYQNNVIKKHENTLEYRVDMFKDYLHVTGFNTEPVLITYPNETELNTWLADQKQNTPIYEFSTHKKEKHIVWRIAAPTDIAWLTQKFSTIPNLYIADGHHRSASAEMLYNQDKETNNENLKYFMSFLIADDNVKIYEFNRLIHDLNNHSKQEFLNLLEKHFIVTPKGQEIWNPTQKFQFGMYLDGAFYALTLKKETYQMQGVLNQLDAQILYDTVLHPILGIGDLRNDDRIEYLPGTKSITQLKEKVDSGQFEVAFMLYPVHINEIKQIADNHLIMPPKSTYIEPKFCNGVIIYEI
- a CDS encoding ion transporter, which translates into the protein MRNKIKSKYDLLRQQIYIIIYGANTFWGKLFDLSLLVVILLSLILITLESMPRYDSLHHHFFVVAEWVITVFFTVEYILRILCNKRPLNYIFSFWGIVDLLALLPMYLSFFIPTSKVLIVFRSLRLLRLFAILDLMPVLGQQYHLKLALKASRNKILVFVYFIIVLSIVLGTLMYLVEGPEHGYKDIPTSIYWCIVTMTTVGYGDISPHTALGQAIASFIMIMGYGIIAVPTGIVTAEYANANKQNPELEEHRICPRCTTFIYNQDANYCHNCGEKLS